Proteins from a single region of Hymenobacter aquaticus:
- a CDS encoding Druantia anti-phage system protein DruA, producing the protein MYILTPVLPAAPAATEFWTCLAARPLANELAAYLRGHWLPTLALDQTRLEVPSLARPEYLRLHVFGRVLLDLAGQGWHFEAVAPVLPGGPPRLGATPPDTAEWKNRPASQAPRPALSEIKKQLQQALVAHRDEQLAEPAVQRFIRRLERPRRHQGRLVSVRSLLADPKLLAADLQTALAAPTPELRDERVLNLVQPYLQSATADAVDDYTGLPLLDIWRYCRHTWSLPFQTQPGRRMFYLVRDRARVGHPIMGIGALGSSVVQLTVRDEYIGWTWEALRDCPDPAPRLRALTTELDRAIGEIYCLDFLAEGVLTEADLTTPSPAALARLSTAAQQLPLASREQQKQGLDLVAEAQTPLFRRKRAETLAGLLAA; encoded by the coding sequence GTGTACATTCTAACTCCTGTTCTTCCTGCTGCCCCGGCAGCCACCGAATTCTGGACCTGCCTGGCTGCCCGTCCGTTAGCAAACGAACTGGCCGCCTACCTGCGCGGCCACTGGCTGCCCACGCTGGCCCTGGATCAGACCCGGCTCGAAGTTCCTTCTCTGGCCCGGCCCGAGTATCTGCGTTTGCATGTATTTGGGCGGGTGCTGCTGGATCTGGCGGGCCAGGGCTGGCACTTCGAGGCCGTGGCCCCGGTGTTGCCGGGTGGCCCACCCCGCCTCGGGGCTACCCCACCCGACACGGCCGAATGGAAAAACCGGCCCGCCTCGCAGGCCCCGCGCCCCGCGTTGAGCGAGATAAAAAAGCAGCTCCAGCAGGCCCTGGTGGCCCACCGCGACGAACAACTGGCCGAGCCGGCCGTCCAACGCTTCATCCGTCGTCTCGAACGGCCCCGCCGCCACCAGGGACGTTTGGTGAGTGTGCGCAGCCTGCTGGCCGACCCTAAGCTGCTGGCCGCTGACCTGCAAACCGCGCTGGCCGCTCCCACCCCGGAACTGCGCGATGAACGGGTGCTGAACCTAGTGCAGCCCTACCTGCAATCCGCCACCGCCGATGCCGTGGACGACTACACCGGCCTGCCCCTGCTCGACATCTGGCGCTACTGCCGCCACACCTGGAGCCTGCCTTTCCAGACGCAGCCGGGGCGACGCATGTTTTACCTGGTGCGCGACCGGGCCAGAGTTGGCCACCCCATTATGGGCATCGGGGCGCTGGGCTCGTCAGTGGTGCAACTCACCGTGCGCGATGAGTACATCGGCTGGACCTGGGAGGCTCTGCGCGACTGCCCCGACCCGGCCCCGCGTCTACGGGCCCTGACCACTGAACTCGACCGCGCCATCGGGGAAATCTACTGCCTCGACTTTCTGGCCGAAGGCGTGCTGACCGAGGCCGACCTGACCACTCCCTCACCGGCGGCCCTGGCCCGGCTCAGCACCGCTGCCCAACAGCTACCTCTTGCCAGCCGCGAACAGCAGAAGCAAGGCCTGGACTTGGTAGCCGAAGCCCAAACCCCGCTTTTCCGCCGCAAGCGCGCCGAAACGCTGGCTGGGTTGCTGGCGGCGTAA
- a CDS encoding HNH endonuclease: MPLLYYWKPENYYRDLDFGASYHLNQKNPLLHEIEVGDSLWAITRNRKTGRYVLAAELVIKAKTFNPEGFRYGKYRIWGSLAASRYFDINNQPDAEPIVRALTSIKANATFLGQAFQGYAAVRRLARADHLILLEASRDYGLEKRADNKISEQNLEGALLYGKPQDIQSLVEEEAVGLSPKQQEYLFTQAPARNRQFAEELQLLYVGRCQICQWDPLSIYGFNLCHAHHIQWLSRGGTDGIENMILVCPNHHGAIHRGDAPLDFGSRSFLFEQHSEKITLNHHLSF, from the coding sequence ATGCCGCTCTTATACTATTGGAAGCCGGAGAATTATTACCGCGACCTGGACTTTGGGGCCTCTTATCACCTCAACCAGAAGAATCCACTATTACACGAGATTGAGGTTGGCGACAGTTTGTGGGCAATTACCCGCAACCGCAAAACCGGGCGCTATGTGTTAGCTGCCGAACTGGTTATCAAAGCCAAAACATTTAACCCCGAAGGCTTCCGTTACGGGAAATACCGGATTTGGGGCAGCCTAGCCGCATCACGCTATTTTGATATCAACAATCAACCCGACGCGGAGCCAATTGTGCGGGCACTTACGTCCATTAAAGCCAACGCCACCTTTTTAGGCCAGGCATTCCAAGGCTATGCGGCGGTGCGCCGGCTGGCCCGCGCCGACCATTTGATTCTCCTCGAAGCCAGCCGGGATTACGGATTGGAAAAGCGAGCTGACAACAAGATTTCCGAGCAGAACTTAGAAGGGGCTTTGCTCTATGGCAAGCCGCAGGATATTCAAAGTTTGGTAGAAGAGGAGGCTGTTGGCTTGTCCCCGAAACAACAGGAATATCTGTTTACGCAGGCTCCCGCACGAAACCGCCAGTTCGCCGAAGAATTGCAGCTTTTATACGTGGGGCGTTGCCAGATTTGTCAGTGGGACCCACTCAGCATCTACGGCTTCAATTTGTGCCACGCGCATCATATTCAGTGGCTGAGCCGGGGCGGCACGGATGGAATCGAAAATATGATACTGGTTTGCCCTAATCATCATGGCGCTATTCACAGAGGTGATGCGCCGCTTGATTTTGGTAGCCGGTCTTTTCTATTTGAGCAGCATTCTGAGAAAATCACGCTGAATCATCACTTGTCATTTTAG
- a CDS encoding DNA translocase FtsK, whose product MSIATLFDEALLATLDAEFAATHPGVVLAGMPTELTGWLPRLLATLADDDRYYVSVAGADAATKATLPQPNGLRFDLGATHAVAVRNALDLPPTARRVVVMLRPEARLQSLRQRNYVTISPANVVRQLALRQAATGIPAPQQHMWQSLAEGHPPVALLAFLNFYQAVTRPNDPPNPRAELHRLDLLPDPSLFDHPATARSIRTRLAENADLTQRLLLGDPADEETAYKQYRAATTLDTALAERLRAAAATFRAMDPAAPLPPQLQTLDVALVRQLLGGPLPKAAPAGAPPASPTVPLVPDPDPLDPADDDNQAGEGERPDYGEEAADDSDDFTNPTDTFGPVPTGGRSGDASGNRLGTSFKKKYTAGLDNALVHLAAGDVPGVTSTWQHTAGKLLAQLRKRLDKTPDESKPLEADRVQVLHRTNALALALTNGLLGAERLGGVLALPHIPNVEEALASLPADQLPPAAPALDAPWLAELRRYLRTADGLVPGLTSETALHTYLAAREALLPHAALLTSAPLSAVLLDEELREAIGQAIVAYNQLLGTVARHYADLQRHNSAGQRIAGLLLCLDVVEVRAGTAHRAALLTPLHPLVLWKYLELLPSLLAGPEQARELLEVLGQYGLLREPLRALVLPAEANFPTVALAQAGHLGASWPVYRPTGLVRVTVEEKLLVEAARKLAVLYPPVRRCLRLFVYHPDNLESVAEALEQLRLRHKEDGVQFERFQLLIGHLPGRPVPLAPLDGLLDNGLLTLETRPVERTDEVSEWLRDQPVHLLVLAGQRHLHPLPIGREATHLHPLSLPQVLEYDQFNPRSPLVLRPRGQQPDPAQSALAQPFASFHTLAAEVAGQPGREWSGTLTKPAPDGTQPALLPLTVLLLLSAELPTPTEPDRVLVLARQGGLSGDTVLTRWNKRYVAGVRAAVLSELNYQFNDQGATKLLRRLEATGHTNLLRAISGSSKAKQGFLPTELSGQLGQAVALRWYEDEAANPFHLTISCDSVLASHWLAQRETGLRPDLLGLRRLPNGQLSLDVIEVKSHEIVGDLDAPGQPGPQLRAAARALLPIITQTGGNLLTDCRRELLREQIFHEGQLSLPPGVQPAEWAAWVTQISTALDGQAPPEINLLLIEIIKGKNFDQTESPVPGNPNGPTIAEQASIRRIKLGEKNIQAYLNDVPPAGPPPAASPGTPLDTVPPAPASGPVFPPAPVATRPEPAPQPVADSSGAPVIDSLPLAQVLPPVPASPAPLTIPPPARPAALARMAGDLYATLQDFNITPARPIDPNKADVGPSLIRFKVELARGQRGGAVQSLASDIQRGMQLHYLPRIENLAGTGFLSVEIPRPDPQPVPLLPVLAREAAQPIHPAGSFPAGLSPDGTERWLTIADLPHMLVGGTTNSGKSMFLNSLIVSLSKLQPATRLKLVLVDPKGAEFSFFEQLPHLLTEIIHEPGPAIQALSSLMNEEYIRRRDLLRQYQCLNIRDYHKVQPSESMPLIVVIIDELETFLEAMNKGDRAIFENLLGSIARLTRYVGIHLVVATQRPDKKVIYGNLKNNLDCRVAFRLASNVDSRVILKEGGAEDLMGAGDMLLQVGGRIQRLQGFYLPTEDLRLL is encoded by the coding sequence ATGTCGATTGCTACCCTATTTGACGAGGCGCTGCTGGCCACGCTTGACGCTGAATTTGCCGCTACGCATCCCGGTGTTGTCCTGGCCGGAATGCCAACTGAGTTGACGGGCTGGCTGCCCCGCCTGCTGGCCACACTAGCCGACGATGACCGGTATTACGTGAGCGTAGCCGGTGCCGATGCCGCTACCAAAGCTACCTTGCCCCAGCCCAATGGCTTGCGCTTCGACCTGGGAGCCACCCACGCCGTGGCCGTGCGCAACGCGCTGGACCTACCGCCCACGGCCCGGCGTGTAGTGGTGATGCTGCGGCCCGAGGCGCGGTTGCAGTCGCTACGGCAGCGCAACTACGTTACCATCAGCCCCGCCAACGTGGTGCGGCAGTTGGCCTTGCGGCAGGCGGCGACTGGCATTCCCGCGCCCCAGCAGCATATGTGGCAAAGCCTGGCCGAGGGCCATCCACCGGTGGCGCTGCTGGCGTTCCTGAATTTCTATCAGGCCGTTACCCGGCCCAACGACCCGCCCAATCCCCGCGCCGAGTTGCACCGCCTGGATTTACTGCCCGATCCTTCCTTGTTCGACCACCCGGCTACCGCTCGCAGCATACGTACCCGGCTGGCGGAAAACGCCGACCTCACCCAGCGCCTGCTGCTCGGAGACCCGGCCGACGAAGAAACGGCCTACAAACAGTACCGGGCCGCCACTACCCTCGATACCGCGCTGGCCGAACGGCTACGGGCCGCCGCCGCTACCTTTCGGGCGATGGACCCGGCCGCCCCGCTGCCCCCGCAGTTGCAAACGCTGGATGTGGCGCTTGTCCGCCAGTTGCTGGGCGGCCCCCTGCCCAAGGCTGCCCCCGCTGGCGCCCCACCGGCCAGCCCTACCGTCCCACTCGTTCCGGACCCCGACCCGCTCGACCCCGCAGATGACGACAACCAGGCCGGAGAAGGGGAACGGCCGGACTACGGCGAAGAAGCCGCCGACGATTCCGACGATTTCACTAACCCTACGGATACGTTTGGCCCCGTCCCTACCGGCGGGCGTTCCGGCGACGCCAGCGGTAACCGACTCGGCACCAGCTTCAAAAAAAAGTACACGGCTGGCCTTGACAATGCACTAGTGCATCTGGCGGCTGGCGACGTACCCGGCGTGACTTCCACCTGGCAGCATACGGCCGGTAAATTGCTCGCGCAGTTGCGGAAGCGGCTGGATAAAACGCCCGACGAAAGCAAGCCCCTGGAGGCTGATCGGGTGCAGGTGCTGCACCGTACCAATGCCCTGGCCCTGGCCCTCACCAACGGTCTGCTGGGTGCAGAACGGTTGGGCGGCGTGCTGGCCTTACCCCACATACCCAACGTGGAGGAAGCCCTGGCATCATTGCCAGCCGACCAGTTGCCGCCCGCCGCACCCGCCTTGGATGCGCCCTGGCTGGCTGAGTTGCGGCGCTATCTGCGCACCGCCGATGGATTGGTGCCCGGCCTGACCAGCGAAACGGCCTTACATACGTACTTGGCGGCCCGCGAAGCGCTGCTACCGCACGCTGCGCTGCTGACTTCGGCCCCGCTAAGCGCCGTGTTGCTCGATGAAGAGTTGCGGGAGGCCATCGGGCAGGCTATTGTGGCCTACAACCAGTTACTCGGCACCGTGGCCCGTCATTACGCCGACCTGCAACGCCACAACAGTGCCGGCCAGCGTATTGCGGGGCTGCTGCTCTGCCTGGATGTGGTGGAAGTGCGGGCCGGTACGGCGCATCGCGCCGCGCTGCTTACGCCCCTGCATCCGCTCGTACTTTGGAAGTACCTGGAACTACTACCTTCGCTGCTCGCCGGCCCCGAGCAGGCCCGGGAACTGCTCGAAGTACTAGGCCAGTACGGGCTACTACGGGAACCTCTGCGGGCACTGGTGCTGCCGGCTGAAGCAAACTTCCCGACCGTTGCGCTGGCCCAGGCGGGTCATCTGGGCGCGTCGTGGCCCGTGTATCGGCCAACGGGGCTGGTGCGCGTTACGGTTGAGGAAAAATTGCTGGTAGAAGCGGCCCGCAAGCTGGCCGTACTATATCCGCCGGTCCGCCGCTGTCTGCGCTTGTTTGTGTACCACCCCGATAACCTGGAATCGGTGGCGGAGGCGCTGGAGCAGTTGCGGCTCCGCCACAAGGAAGACGGCGTGCAGTTCGAGCGGTTTCAGTTGCTGATTGGCCACTTACCCGGCCGGCCCGTGCCGCTGGCCCCGCTCGACGGCCTGCTCGACAACGGGCTGCTGACGCTGGAAACCCGGCCCGTTGAGCGCACCGATGAGGTAAGCGAATGGTTGCGCGACCAGCCGGTGCATCTGCTGGTGCTGGCCGGCCAACGCCATCTGCATCCGCTACCTATTGGCCGTGAAGCCACGCACCTGCACCCACTTAGTTTGCCGCAGGTGCTGGAGTATGACCAGTTCAATCCGCGCAGCCCGCTGGTGCTGCGCCCCCGTGGCCAGCAGCCCGACCCGGCTCAATCCGCCCTGGCGCAGCCGTTTGCCTCCTTCCATACGCTGGCCGCCGAGGTAGCCGGGCAGCCCGGCCGCGAGTGGTCGGGCACGCTTACCAAGCCCGCCCCCGATGGCACCCAGCCCGCGCTGCTCCCCCTCACGGTGCTATTGCTGCTTTCCGCCGAGCTTCCTACGCCTACCGAGCCTGACCGCGTGCTGGTACTGGCCCGCCAGGGTGGCCTAAGCGGCGACACGGTGCTCACGCGTTGGAACAAGCGTTACGTAGCGGGTGTGCGGGCCGCTGTGCTCAGTGAGCTAAACTACCAGTTCAACGACCAGGGGGCAACCAAGCTACTCCGGCGGCTGGAAGCCACGGGCCACACCAACCTGTTGCGGGCTATCAGCGGCAGTTCAAAAGCCAAACAAGGCTTCCTGCCTACAGAATTAAGCGGGCAGCTTGGGCAAGCCGTAGCGTTGCGCTGGTACGAGGATGAAGCAGCCAACCCTTTTCACCTCACCATTAGTTGCGACTCGGTGCTGGCCAGCCATTGGCTGGCTCAGCGCGAAACCGGCCTGCGCCCTGACTTACTGGGTTTGCGCCGCCTGCCCAACGGCCAACTAAGCCTGGACGTCATCGAAGTGAAGTCGCACGAAATTGTGGGCGACCTGGACGCACCCGGTCAGCCGGGGCCGCAGTTGCGGGCCGCCGCACGGGCTTTATTGCCCATTATCACCCAAACCGGCGGCAACCTGCTCACCGACTGCCGCCGCGAGTTGCTGCGCGAACAGATTTTCCACGAAGGCCAGCTAAGCCTGCCGCCGGGCGTGCAGCCGGCCGAGTGGGCCGCCTGGGTTACCCAAATCAGCACCGCCCTCGACGGCCAGGCTCCGCCCGAAATTAACCTGCTGCTGATAGAAATTATCAAAGGGAAAAACTTTGACCAGACAGAAAGCCCGGTTCCCGGCAACCCAAATGGGCCTACCATCGCCGAGCAAGCCAGCATCCGTAGAATTAAGCTGGGCGAGAAAAATATTCAGGCTTATCTGAATGACGTGCCGCCTGCCGGGCCGCCGCCTGCTGCAAGCCCTGGTACGCCACTAGATACTGTGCCCCCCGCTCCGGCATCAGGTCCGGTTTTTCCTCCTGCCCCTGTGGCCACGCGCCCGGAGCCGGCCCCACAGCCAGTTGCTGATTCCAGCGGTGCACCGGTTATCGACTCGCTTCCCTTGGCTCAGGTGCTCCCCCCGGTGCCTGCGTCACCGGCACCTCTCACTATCCCACCGCCGGCCCGGCCAGCCGCCCTGGCCCGCATGGCCGGCGACCTGTACGCTACCCTTCAAGATTTCAACATCACGCCGGCCCGACCCATTGACCCCAACAAGGCCGATGTAGGCCCCAGCCTTATCCGGTTTAAGGTGGAACTGGCCCGCGGACAGCGGGGTGGGGCCGTACAAAGTCTCGCTTCTGATATCCAACGCGGGATGCAACTACATTACCTCCCACGCATCGAAAACCTGGCGGGCACGGGTTTTCTCTCGGTGGAAATACCCCGGCCCGACCCGCAGCCAGTACCCTTGTTACCCGTTCTGGCCCGCGAGGCTGCTCAGCCGATTCATCCAGCAGGTTCTTTCCCGGCCGGTCTTTCTCCCGATGGCACTGAGCGATGGCTCACTATTGCCGATTTGCCGCACATGCTAGTTGGCGGCACTACCAACTCCGGCAAGTCCATGTTCCTGAACAGCCTGATTGTTTCTCTCTCGAAACTCCAACCGGCTACCCGGCTAAAGCTGGTACTGGTGGACCCCAAAGGCGCAGAATTCTCCTTTTTCGAGCAGTTGCCCCACCTCTTGACGGAAATCATACACGAGCCAGGGCCGGCTATTCAGGCGTTGTCTTCCCTCATGAATGAAGAGTATATCCGGCGGCGCGACTTGCTACGCCAGTACCAGTGCCTCAATATCCGGGATTACCATAAAGTACAGCCCTCCGAATCCATGCCGCTTATCGTGGTAATTATCGACGAGTTGGAAACGTTTCTGGAAGCTATGAACAAAGGCGACCGGGCTATTTTCGAAAATCTGCTTGGCAGCATTGCCCGGCTCACCCGCTACGTAGGCATTCACTTGGTCGTAGCCACCCAACGTCCTGACAAAAAGGTGATTTATGGAAATCTGAAAAACAACCTGGATTGCCGGGTTGCCTTCCGCCTGGCGTCCAATGTTGACAGCCGGGTAATCCTGAAGGAAGGTGGGGCCGAGGATCTGATGGGAGCAGGTGACATGCTTCTGCAGGTCGGAGGCCGTATTCAGCGGTTACAGGGTTTTTACCTGCCAACTGAGGATCTGCGGCTCTTATAA
- a CDS encoding Uma2 family endonuclease, giving the protein MSHTQAPTRRYTVEEYQALEQASEQRHEYFEGEVYTMSGASATHTIRQNCVISLRTSLRGRGCKVYDEGMQLAVSEGRYYTYPDVFVTCHPQDVNEERTMRHPVLIIEILSPSTADHDRSWKFNQYKQLPSLQHYVLVSQHTCLVEWFRREPSGVWSFTPLAELTDTLELPELAATLRVADVYDEISITPMRAQPPLL; this is encoded by the coding sequence ATGTCGCACACCCAGGCACCAACTAGGCGCTATACCGTGGAAGAGTACCAAGCCTTAGAGCAGGCTTCCGAGCAACGCCACGAGTATTTCGAGGGTGAGGTGTATACTATGTCGGGGGCCTCGGCCACGCACACCATCCGGCAGAATTGCGTCATTAGCTTACGCACGTCCTTACGCGGACGGGGCTGTAAGGTCTACGATGAGGGAATGCAACTGGCTGTGTCGGAAGGCCGCTACTACACTTATCCGGACGTATTCGTGACCTGCCATCCGCAGGATGTGAACGAAGAGCGCACCATGCGGCATCCGGTGCTCATCATCGAAATCCTGTCACCGTCCACCGCCGACCACGACCGGAGCTGGAAGTTCAACCAGTACAAGCAACTGCCTTCCTTGCAGCACTATGTACTGGTGTCGCAGCACACCTGCCTGGTGGAGTGGTTCCGGCGGGAGCCGAGCGGCGTGTGGTCTTTCACGCCCCTGGCAGAGCTAACCGACACGCTGGAACTGCCGGAGTTGGCCGCGACGCTGCGGGTGGCGGATGTATATGACGAAATCAGCATCACACCGATGCGGGCCCAACCGCCATTGTTATAA
- a CDS encoding NADH-quinone oxidoreductase subunit A encodes MLLAVTTNYQPVDFLPIVVQFALAIAFVAFAMIVSHLVGPNRKSKVKNEAFECGIESVGNARTPISIKYFLTAILFVLFDVEVIFMYPWAVNFRSLGWDGFVQMIVFLALLMAGFVYVIKKGILKWTGTHA; translated from the coding sequence ATGCTTCTCGCTGTAACCACTAATTACCAGCCGGTTGATTTTCTGCCCATTGTGGTACAATTCGCGCTGGCCATTGCCTTCGTGGCCTTCGCCATGATTGTGTCGCACCTGGTGGGCCCCAACCGCAAGAGCAAGGTCAAAAACGAAGCCTTTGAGTGCGGTATCGAGTCGGTGGGCAATGCCCGCACCCCGATTTCCATCAAATACTTCCTCACCGCCATCCTGTTCGTGCTCTTCGACGTGGAGGTTATCTTCATGTACCCCTGGGCCGTGAACTTCCGCTCGCTGGGCTGGGACGGCTTCGTGCAGATGATTGTATTCCTGGCTTTGCTGATGGCCGGCTTCGTCTACGTCATCAAGAAGGGCATTCTGAAGTGGACCGGTACCCACGCCTAA